The DNA region CACGACCTTCATTGGAAGGCATCACCCCATCAACAATCAAAAATGAACATGAACGAATGTGGTCTGCCACAACACGTAATGATTGATTATTAAGGTCTTCGGTCCCGATCACTTCTGCCGCGGCTTTAATTAATGTTTGGAAAACATCAATTTCATAGTTGGAGTGTACGCCTTGCATGATTGCAGAAATACGTTCAATCCCCATGCCAGTATCAACAGAAGGCTTAGGAAGTGGTTCCATTGTGCCGTCAGCCTGACGGTTAAATTGCATGAATACGTTGTTCCAGATCTCGATAAAACGATCACCGTCTTCTTCAGGTGTACCTGGGCGTCCTCCCCAAATATGTTCACCATGATCATAAAAAATTTCCGTGCAAGGACCACAAGGCCCAGTATCACCCATTTGCCAGAAGTTATCTGACTCGTAAGCTTTACCACCTTTCTTATCACCAATACGTACGATACGATCAGCTGGAATGCCAATTTCTTTGTTCCAAATCTCAAACGCTTCATCATCGGTTTCGTAAACAGTAACCAATAATTTTTCTTTCGGAAGTTGCAGTACTTCAGTTAAGAATTCCCACGCATAAGCAATCGCATCATGTTTGAAGTAGTCACCAAAACTAAAGTTACCAAGCATTTCAAAGAAAGTATGATGGCGGGCAGTAAAACCAACGTTTTCTAAATCGTTATGTTTACCACCGGCACGAACACAACGCTGAGACGTTGTGGCTCTCGTATAATTGCGTTTTTCCGCGCCCAAGAAACAATCTTTAAACTGATTCATACCAGCGTTGGTAAACAACAGAGTTGGATCATTAGCAGGAACTAATGACGAACTTTCTACAATTTGGTGTCCTTTGCTTTCAAAGAACGAAAGGAACGCGCGGCGTACCTCGTCAGTGCTCATAAACATGCAATGCTTCCAGAAATATTTAAGATATAATTTTGTGCTATTGTAAAGGATGACGGGTATTTAGTAAAACAAGTTACCACCTTGGTTATTGACGCTAACTTGAATCAATCCGTTTGCTCAGCACTCGATAAAGCATAACGAATCTGCTCGAAGCTAAAACCTCGGTACTGTAAAAATCGAACCTGCTTAGCGTACGATTTTTGATCGAATGCTTTTTGGCCTTTAAACTTTTTTTCAGCGGTCTCTTTAGCCAGTTCGTACCAATCTTGAGGTTCTTCATCAAAGGCTTGTTCAATGACATTATCGGCGACTTGTTTCATGGTTAATTCTTGTTGAATTCTTCGCTTACCATGCCCTTTATAAACATGCTGCCGTATTTGACTTTTGGCGTATCGCAAATCATCCATCCAACCATTGCCAATGCAGTACTCTAGTGCTTGTTTTATGTCTTCTTCTTCAAATTCTTTTAATTTAAGTTTTTGTTGTAATTCAAATTCACCATGATCGCGTCGGCTCAATAGCTGCACGGCGACCTCTCTAGCCGACAATGTCATTTTTTTACGGAACATATCCATTCACCACGTAAACTTTTAAA from Vibrio casei includes:
- the recX gene encoding recombination regulator RecX → MFRKKMTLSAREVAVQLLSRRDHGEFELQQKLKLKEFEEEDIKQALEYCIGNGWMDDLRYAKSQIRQHVYKGHGKRRIQQELTMKQVADNVIEQAFDEEPQDWYELAKETAEKKFKGQKAFDQKSYAKQVRFLQYRGFSFEQIRYALSSAEQTD